The Papaver somniferum cultivar HN1 chromosome 3, ASM357369v1, whole genome shotgun sequence genome includes a region encoding these proteins:
- the LOC113356364 gene encoding probable LRR receptor-like serine/threonine-protein kinase At1g53440 isoform X1 — translation MINAPRIYTAGDRVRGDGKVHFCPSLSRCHLGPFIALMVHFTVMLRSTYLAGVKTMSYFRELTCSPNPSVEALKQISTKLQIPYWKNIDQTSCNRSEDLNWTTSAYTLSKVVCDCSYDSSTICHITNIQLKRLYLSGELPDEFANLPYLQELDFSGNFLNGSIPKAWKTLPLVILSLLANNFKGTIPNEIADIVTLEHLVLTDNQLEGPIPPELGKLTRLKTLALSGNNFTGTLPATFATLKNITDFRIAGTSFSGEIPDFIGNWTQLVRLDMRGTSMEGPIPSSIFHLKNLTTLRVSDLKGPNMPFPDLRDMSSMQQLELRNCLINGSIASNIAESMPGLMRLDLSFNRLTGDIQSLQEISSLQNMYLTNNSLTGQIPAWIANAKRNFDLSYNNFTGPSQSGCQDSNLNKISSYSSEEDQVSWCLKKDLPCFTDSKYYSFFINCGGSEMTVGGEKYDADLSPMGPSSFFSYNDRWACSTTGDFVGSRGASYIAQVSPNMSVTDLYSSARISPLSLKYYGICLRPGNYKVKLHFAEIMFPIDQMADSIGTRVFDVSIQGKKVLEGFNIEEAAKGVGKSIIKEYDVDVTNSTLEIHLYWAGKGTTFIPLEVAYGPLISAIAVTPNFDPNTGRMSVGVIAGIVAASCVLILLILAILWKKGCLGKKDPEDKELKELLQTSYFTLREIKTATSNFDFANKIGEGGFGPVYKGLRPDGSVIAVKQLSAKSMQGNREFVNEINMISAIQHRNLVKLFGCCVEGNQLLVIYEYMENNSLARALFGRADQRLNLNWPTRLRICLDIAKGLAYLHEESRLKIVHRDIKATNVLLDKDFTARISDFGLAKLEEEEKTHISTRIAGTVGYMAPEYAMRGRLTYKADVYSFGVVALEIVSGKSNTSYIPKDEFISCLLDWAYVLKEDGRLLDLVDPILNSDYSKEEVLRMLNIALLCTNPSPSLRPLMSTVVSMLEGRTPAQESLLNTPVQGSHLIRGGSRVDDTRSRTSERISYDNQTPISTFSQESALLESKSSMEDPSQFDSTVSYYSEDEEDDIRRRRRIAN, via the exons TAAGCAAATATCAACCAAGTTACAGATTCCATATTGGAAGAACATCGACCAAACTTCTTGCAATAGAAGTGAAGATCTTAATTGGACTACAAGTGCCTATACTCTAAGTAAAGTTGTGTGTGACTGTTCTTACGACTCCTCCACCATCTGCCATATCACCAATAT TCAGCTGAAACGCCTCTACTTAAGTGGAGAATTACCTGATGAATTTGCAAATCTTCCCTATCTGCAAGAACT AGATTTTAGTGGCAATTTTCTCAATGGGTCTATTCCTAAGGCTTGGAAAACTCTTCCACTGGTCATTTT GTCTCTCTTGGCAAACAATTTTAAGGGAACAATTCCAAATGAAATTGCAGACATTGTTACTCTAGAACATTT GGTATTGACAGATAATCAACTTGAAGGACCCATTCCTCCAGAGCTTGGCAAGCTTACCAGATTGAAGACATT AGCTCTTTCTGGGAACAATTTCACAGGAACTTTACCTGCAACATTTGCTACTCTGAAGAACATTACAGATTT TAGGATAGCTGGGACTAGTTTCTCTGGAGAAATACCTGATTTCATTGGCAATTGGACGCAACTTGTTCGGCT AGATATGCGAGGCACATCAATGGAGGGGCCCATCCCTTCCTCCATATTCCACTTGAAGAACTTAACAACACT GAGAGTGTCCGACTTAAAGGGACCAAACATGCCCTTCCCTGATTTGCGGGATATGAGCAGCATGCAGCAACT GGAGCTAAGAAATTGCTTGATTAATGGTTCAATTGCATCAAACATTGCAGAGAGCATGCCTGGACTAATGCGACT AGACTTGAGCTTCAATAGACTGACTGGTGACATTCAAAGCCTCCAAGAAATATCATCCCTTCAAAACAT GTACCTCACCAACAACTCATTGACTGGACAGATACCAGCATGGATAGCAAACGCCAAACGGAACTT TGACCTATCATACAACAATTTTACTGGGCCATCTCAATCGGGTTGCCAGGATTCAAATTT GAATAAAATCTCGAGCTATTCATCTGAAGAAGACCA AGTTAGCTGGTGTTTGAAGAAGGATCTACCCTGCTTCACAGATTCCAAAT ATTATTCCTTTTTCATTAATTGTGGTGGCTCGGAGATGACTGTCGGAGGAGAGAAGTATGATGCTGATTTATCACCAATGGGACCATCATCATTCTTCTCGTACAATGATAGATGGGCTTGTAGTACTACAGGAGATTTTGTTGGATCTCGCGGTGCGAGCTATATTGCTCAAGTGAGTCCAAACATGTCAGTGACAGACTTATACTCATCAGCTCGTATTTCTCCTCTCTCACTCAAGTACTACGGCATTTGCTTACGTCCGGGAAATTATAAAGTGAAGCTTCACTTTGCGGAAATAATGTTCCCAATTGACCAAATGGCTGACAGTATTGGTACTCGGGTATTTGATGTATCAATCCAA GGTAAAAAAGTATTGGAGGGTTTTAATATTGAAGAAGCAGCAAAAGGTGTTGGGAAGAGTATTATTAAAGAATATGATGTTGATGTTACAAACAGCACTCTTGAGATTCACTTATACTGGGCGGGGAAAGGAACTACTTTCATTCCCCTCGAAGTTGCATATGGACCTCTTATTTCAGCTATTGCAGTCACACCAA ACTTTGATCCGAACACGGGTCGCATGTCTGTTGGAGTAATTGCTGGCATTGTAGCTGCTTCATGTGTTTTAATCTTATTGATTCTGGCAATCCTTTGGAAGAAAGGCTGCCTTGGAAAAAAGGATCCTGAGGATAAAG AACTTAAGGAGCTATTGCAGACGAGTTACTTTACTCTGAGAGAAATTAAAACAGCAACCAGTAATTTTGATTTTGCAAATAAAATAGGTGAAGGTGGGTTTGGTCCAGTTTACAAG GGCCTGCGTCCAGATGGTTCAGTAATTGCTGTCAAGCAACTCTCTGCCAAGTCAATGCAAGGCAATCGTGAATTTGTGAACGAAATTAACATGATTTCTGCTATACAACACCGTAATCTCGTGAAGCTTTTTGGCTGTTGTGTTGAAGGAAACCAGCTTCTGGTAATTTACGAATATATGGAAAATAATAGCCTTGCCCGTGCTCTATTTG GTCGTGCAGATCAACGACTGAACTTGAACTGGCCAACAAGGCTTAGGATTTGTTTGGACATAGCTAAAGGTTTAGCTTATCTTCATGAAGAATCAAGGCTGAAAATTGTGCACAGAGACATAAAGGCAACTAATGTTCTTCTTGATAAAGATTTTACTGCGAGGATATCTGATTTTGGTTTGGCTAAACTTGAGGAGGAGGAGAAAACCCACATCAGCACACGTATAGCAGGAACTGT AGGTTATATGGCACCAGAATATGCAATGAGGGGTCGCTTGACTTACAAAGCAGACGTTTACAGCTTTGGAGTTGTTGCATTAGAGATCGTCAGTGGAAAGAGCAACACAAGTTACATCCCAAAGGATGAGTTCATCAGCTGTCTTCTTGACTGG GCTTATGTACTAAAAGAGGATGGAAGACTCCTAGACCTCGTTGACCCCATTCTGAATTCAGACTATTCAAAAGAAGaagttttgagaatgttaaacatAGCCTTGTTATGCACAAACCCATCTCCTAGTCTTAGACCATTGATGTCTACTGTTGTGAGCATGCTTGAAGGTCGAACTCCAGCCCAAGAATCACTATTGAACACTCCAGTTCAAGGATCACATCTTATACGTGGTGGTTCGAGGGTTGATGATACGAGGTCAAGGACATCTGAGAGAATCTCGTATGACAACCAAACACCGATATCAACCTTTTCTCAAGAGAGTGCTTTATTAGAGAGTAAATCATCAATGGAGGATCCATCGCAGTTTGATTCCACAGTGTCTTACTacagtgaagatgaagaagatgatataagaagaagaagaagaatagcaaATTAG
- the LOC113356364 gene encoding probable LRR receptor-like serine/threonine-protein kinase At1g53440 isoform X2 has translation MKLVLSKSFSAILLLVFIALEEFSYKAQILPEDEVEALKQISTKLQIPYWKNIDQTSCNRSEDLNWTTSAYTLSKVVCDCSYDSSTICHITNIQLKRLYLSGELPDEFANLPYLQELDFSGNFLNGSIPKAWKTLPLVILSLLANNFKGTIPNEIADIVTLEHLVLTDNQLEGPIPPELGKLTRLKTLALSGNNFTGTLPATFATLKNITDFRIAGTSFSGEIPDFIGNWTQLVRLDMRGTSMEGPIPSSIFHLKNLTTLRVSDLKGPNMPFPDLRDMSSMQQLELRNCLINGSIASNIAESMPGLMRLDLSFNRLTGDIQSLQEISSLQNMYLTNNSLTGQIPAWIANAKRNFDLSYNNFTGPSQSGCQDSNLNKISSYSSEEDQVSWCLKKDLPCFTDSKYYSFFINCGGSEMTVGGEKYDADLSPMGPSSFFSYNDRWACSTTGDFVGSRGASYIAQVSPNMSVTDLYSSARISPLSLKYYGICLRPGNYKVKLHFAEIMFPIDQMADSIGTRVFDVSIQGKKVLEGFNIEEAAKGVGKSIIKEYDVDVTNSTLEIHLYWAGKGTTFIPLEVAYGPLISAIAVTPNFDPNTGRMSVGVIAGIVAASCVLILLILAILWKKGCLGKKDPEDKELKELLQTSYFTLREIKTATSNFDFANKIGEGGFGPVYKGLRPDGSVIAVKQLSAKSMQGNREFVNEINMISAIQHRNLVKLFGCCVEGNQLLVIYEYMENNSLARALFGRADQRLNLNWPTRLRICLDIAKGLAYLHEESRLKIVHRDIKATNVLLDKDFTARISDFGLAKLEEEEKTHISTRIAGTVGYMAPEYAMRGRLTYKADVYSFGVVALEIVSGKSNTSYIPKDEFISCLLDWAYVLKEDGRLLDLVDPILNSDYSKEEVLRMLNIALLCTNPSPSLRPLMSTVVSMLEGRTPAQESLLNTPVQGSHLIRGGSRVDDTRSRTSERISYDNQTPISTFSQESALLESKSSMEDPSQFDSTVSYYSEDEEDDIRRRRRIAN, from the exons TAAGCAAATATCAACCAAGTTACAGATTCCATATTGGAAGAACATCGACCAAACTTCTTGCAATAGAAGTGAAGATCTTAATTGGACTACAAGTGCCTATACTCTAAGTAAAGTTGTGTGTGACTGTTCTTACGACTCCTCCACCATCTGCCATATCACCAATAT TCAGCTGAAACGCCTCTACTTAAGTGGAGAATTACCTGATGAATTTGCAAATCTTCCCTATCTGCAAGAACT AGATTTTAGTGGCAATTTTCTCAATGGGTCTATTCCTAAGGCTTGGAAAACTCTTCCACTGGTCATTTT GTCTCTCTTGGCAAACAATTTTAAGGGAACAATTCCAAATGAAATTGCAGACATTGTTACTCTAGAACATTT GGTATTGACAGATAATCAACTTGAAGGACCCATTCCTCCAGAGCTTGGCAAGCTTACCAGATTGAAGACATT AGCTCTTTCTGGGAACAATTTCACAGGAACTTTACCTGCAACATTTGCTACTCTGAAGAACATTACAGATTT TAGGATAGCTGGGACTAGTTTCTCTGGAGAAATACCTGATTTCATTGGCAATTGGACGCAACTTGTTCGGCT AGATATGCGAGGCACATCAATGGAGGGGCCCATCCCTTCCTCCATATTCCACTTGAAGAACTTAACAACACT GAGAGTGTCCGACTTAAAGGGACCAAACATGCCCTTCCCTGATTTGCGGGATATGAGCAGCATGCAGCAACT GGAGCTAAGAAATTGCTTGATTAATGGTTCAATTGCATCAAACATTGCAGAGAGCATGCCTGGACTAATGCGACT AGACTTGAGCTTCAATAGACTGACTGGTGACATTCAAAGCCTCCAAGAAATATCATCCCTTCAAAACAT GTACCTCACCAACAACTCATTGACTGGACAGATACCAGCATGGATAGCAAACGCCAAACGGAACTT TGACCTATCATACAACAATTTTACTGGGCCATCTCAATCGGGTTGCCAGGATTCAAATTT GAATAAAATCTCGAGCTATTCATCTGAAGAAGACCA AGTTAGCTGGTGTTTGAAGAAGGATCTACCCTGCTTCACAGATTCCAAAT ATTATTCCTTTTTCATTAATTGTGGTGGCTCGGAGATGACTGTCGGAGGAGAGAAGTATGATGCTGATTTATCACCAATGGGACCATCATCATTCTTCTCGTACAATGATAGATGGGCTTGTAGTACTACAGGAGATTTTGTTGGATCTCGCGGTGCGAGCTATATTGCTCAAGTGAGTCCAAACATGTCAGTGACAGACTTATACTCATCAGCTCGTATTTCTCCTCTCTCACTCAAGTACTACGGCATTTGCTTACGTCCGGGAAATTATAAAGTGAAGCTTCACTTTGCGGAAATAATGTTCCCAATTGACCAAATGGCTGACAGTATTGGTACTCGGGTATTTGATGTATCAATCCAA GGTAAAAAAGTATTGGAGGGTTTTAATATTGAAGAAGCAGCAAAAGGTGTTGGGAAGAGTATTATTAAAGAATATGATGTTGATGTTACAAACAGCACTCTTGAGATTCACTTATACTGGGCGGGGAAAGGAACTACTTTCATTCCCCTCGAAGTTGCATATGGACCTCTTATTTCAGCTATTGCAGTCACACCAA ACTTTGATCCGAACACGGGTCGCATGTCTGTTGGAGTAATTGCTGGCATTGTAGCTGCTTCATGTGTTTTAATCTTATTGATTCTGGCAATCCTTTGGAAGAAAGGCTGCCTTGGAAAAAAGGATCCTGAGGATAAAG AACTTAAGGAGCTATTGCAGACGAGTTACTTTACTCTGAGAGAAATTAAAACAGCAACCAGTAATTTTGATTTTGCAAATAAAATAGGTGAAGGTGGGTTTGGTCCAGTTTACAAG GGCCTGCGTCCAGATGGTTCAGTAATTGCTGTCAAGCAACTCTCTGCCAAGTCAATGCAAGGCAATCGTGAATTTGTGAACGAAATTAACATGATTTCTGCTATACAACACCGTAATCTCGTGAAGCTTTTTGGCTGTTGTGTTGAAGGAAACCAGCTTCTGGTAATTTACGAATATATGGAAAATAATAGCCTTGCCCGTGCTCTATTTG GTCGTGCAGATCAACGACTGAACTTGAACTGGCCAACAAGGCTTAGGATTTGTTTGGACATAGCTAAAGGTTTAGCTTATCTTCATGAAGAATCAAGGCTGAAAATTGTGCACAGAGACATAAAGGCAACTAATGTTCTTCTTGATAAAGATTTTACTGCGAGGATATCTGATTTTGGTTTGGCTAAACTTGAGGAGGAGGAGAAAACCCACATCAGCACACGTATAGCAGGAACTGT AGGTTATATGGCACCAGAATATGCAATGAGGGGTCGCTTGACTTACAAAGCAGACGTTTACAGCTTTGGAGTTGTTGCATTAGAGATCGTCAGTGGAAAGAGCAACACAAGTTACATCCCAAAGGATGAGTTCATCAGCTGTCTTCTTGACTGG GCTTATGTACTAAAAGAGGATGGAAGACTCCTAGACCTCGTTGACCCCATTCTGAATTCAGACTATTCAAAAGAAGaagttttgagaatgttaaacatAGCCTTGTTATGCACAAACCCATCTCCTAGTCTTAGACCATTGATGTCTACTGTTGTGAGCATGCTTGAAGGTCGAACTCCAGCCCAAGAATCACTATTGAACACTCCAGTTCAAGGATCACATCTTATACGTGGTGGTTCGAGGGTTGATGATACGAGGTCAAGGACATCTGAGAGAATCTCGTATGACAACCAAACACCGATATCAACCTTTTCTCAAGAGAGTGCTTTATTAGAGAGTAAATCATCAATGGAGGATCCATCGCAGTTTGATTCCACAGTGTCTTACTacagtgaagatgaagaagatgatataagaagaagaagaagaatagcaaATTAG